In the Pedobacter cryoconitis genome, ATTTTACTGGGACGTTCCTCAGGGCGGCTGGTGGAATACACTGAATGACAAAATCCCAGCATGGAAAGCAGCAGGAATTGGTGCAATATGGCTTCCACCCGCTACTAAAGCACAAGGTGGTGCAACAAGCATGGGTTATGATCCATACGATTATTTTGATTTCGGCAGCTACAATCAAATGGGAACAAAACCCACACGATTTGGAGATTCCACCAGCCTTGGCAAATTGATAGCTACTGCGCACAATAATAGTATAAAAGTATATGCTGATATCGTGCTCAATCATTGCAGCGGAGGAACCTTAGAAGCGAACCCTTATACCAGTACCAGTACTTATACTAAATTTACTCCGCTATCCGGTAAATTCCAGCGTACCTACAATGATTTCCATCCAAACGACATAGAAGCCGCTGATGAGGGTGCTTTTGCCGGATTCCCGGATCTTTGCCATAAAAAAGCAAATGTCTCTAACTGGATTTATAACGCATCTTATAGCATGTCTAAATTCTATAAAAACAGTCTCCACTTTGATGGATTTCGTTTTGATTATGTAAAAGGTTATGGGGCCTGGGTAGTCAAAAACTTCGTGAACAGCGTAGGTGGCCCTGCAGCTGTTTTTGCTGTCGGTGAGGAATGGGATGGAAATGCAGCAAATTTACAGAACTGGGTAGATGCAACTGAACAAACCTCTTCAGCTTTTGATTTTGCCTGTTTTTATGCCATGAACAGTGCTTTTGATAAGAATGACCTGACGCGTCTTAACGATGATATGTTATTAAAGAGAAACGCAGCCAAGGCTGTTACTTTTGTGAGTAACCACGATACAGATATTACGACGAATAAATATTCTGCTTACGCTTATATCATGACACATGAAGGCTATCCTTGTGTCTTTTATAAAGATTACGAGAATCTGCTGGACAAAAACAGGATGAATAACCTGATCTGGATCCATAAAAATCTGGCTGGAGGGACAACGACCAATTTATATTCAGCCGCTGATCAGTATATTGACAGAAGAAATGGATACGGTACGCTTCCTGGATTAATTGTCTACTTTAATGGTTCTGATAACTGGCAACAACAGTGGGTAACTTCTAACTGGGGTGGTAAAAAGATAAAAGAATATACAGGCGCATCTAACTGGGAGCCAACTGTTGCAGCTGACGGAAGGGTATTGATACAAGTTCCTCCACATGCCTATTCAATCTGGTCTGTTACCGGATTATAACTCAAATCATAATTCATGATCAGGGGTTGAAGTGTTTTTTTAGTTTAAACGGCTTAAACTATCAAAACTACTTCAACTCCCTATTTATAATATTTATCAAATACGCATTAAATCTTTGATACACATCCATTTCCTATGAAAAGACTCGTTCCTTTACTCCTCTTCACCTTACTCTTTGCCTGTAAAAATCATTCCGAAACTAAAAGAATCAAAGGTGATTTGAACTATATACCAGTTACCATGGAGTCTGAGCAAATCATCGCCGGGCTCTATCTGACTGCTGATATCCAAACACAAGAACTACGTGCTGACATTGACCTTAGCAATCCGGGCAGCGACGTGTTGACCATTAGTGAAATTGAAATAGCCACAGCAGCAGGACTCCGGTCTTTACCCCTAACAGGAAGTACTGGTCCAATTGTCCTGAAACCGGGAGAAAACAAATCTCTTTCTTTAAAATTCCAACCTTTAAATGATCTTAAAACCAATCAGCTTACGGGCAGAAATGGATATTTTAAATCCCTATACAATCTGGTCATCAATTATAAAACGAAAGACAATAAACCTGCAACACCTAAAGATTATAGCCAGGATCAACATTCTGGTAGCGCACCAACAGTAACCAGCATGACAACGGCTTTAGCACCGGATGACTATAAAGCCTATCTTAAAAAGTATCAAGTTACTGCCAATAGTTATTCATTTAACACATCTTCTGATTTCACTAAAAAGCAGCAGGCTTATTTAAGTGGTATTAAACAAGTTAAACAGCCACCCTTCGTTTATGTAAGTGCTCAGGAAATTGCCGTCTCAGGTGTAAATTTCAAGTTGAGGAGTTATCAGGAGCGTGACACCTTAAATGCAGAAATATTTATTGTAAACCATTCAGGTTTCCCTCTGAAAATAAACAAAGACAACCTGGATATCAGCTATACCGATGAGTCTCCTTCAGTTCATTTGAACGAGGCGATCACTGTAGAAAAGATATCAGGATCAAAACAGGATTTATATACTTTAGAAAAAGGTGACCGGGTTTTAATCCGTCTTAAAAAACCGTTTAAAACTAAAGCTGAAAAAGTAATTTTATCATTCAATAAAGTGTTCGAATTCAACAATCAGACTCCATTATTTAACGATAACATTGAATTGGTGAAAGTTAATTTGCCATAGCTTATCAAAAAGCTATCATTATCTCACTACAAAGGTATTATCCTAAATAAACTTAAATAAAGAATATTAAGGATACGGCCTGAAAACAAGTCACATTTTTTTTACGCTGAATTTCGGGATTACAGAGAGCTGATTATCTATTCCAATGAAATTAAATCGATTTTTCAGGCCCTAACCTCCGCATAGTCCTAAAAAAGAAACGGAAAATCCTCATCTCACAAAAAAAACAATCAAATACAAACAGAAAGCTGAAATAAAACCACACAAAATCATACATATACTATAGAATTAGATTACAATACAATTTAAAAACAGCTCAACATAGAAAGATGAAAAACAAACTTAGATCATACTACTATATAAACTCGAAGAATCAATTTACAATGATTAAACCTAATAAACAACAGCTAAACTCAGAAAACTTATAAACAATATCTTATTAACCCACAACATCTTATAAAAACTTCCCAAACGAGCCCAAAAATTGACAATTAAAACAAATACATAAAATAAAAAAAACGATAAATAGAATTGTAACAATAAATTTATCGTAATATTTTAGTTAGCTTACAGTCTAAACAAACCTAACTATGATAAAAACCTTACACAAGATCGTTTTCATCGCCTTTTTTCTGATGATTTCGAGCCAGCTATTCGCCCAGGTACTCAAGGGCAAAGTCACTGATTCTGCAGGACTCGCAATTCCAGGCGCAACATTACAGGTGACCGGCCTTAAATTGGGGACTTCCACAGATTCTAATGGAAAATATGCCATTAAGTTTCCAAAAAATGGTGCTTACAAACTCCGTATATCTTTTACAGGATATCAGAACACAGAAGCGGCAGTTCAAATAGACAGCAGTTCAAAAACCACAGATTTTGTTTTAATGGACACTAAAACATTATTGCAGAATGTTGTTGTAATTGGTTCCAGATCTTCAGTACCCAGAACAAACATCGAAAGTGTAGTTCCCGTAGATTTAATTACGACCAAGGATGTGAAAACATTTGCACAGGTAGATCTGACCCAGATTTTAAATTACGTAGCTCCTTCATTTAGTTCTAACAGACAAACTGTTGCCGACGGAACAGACCATATTGACCCAGCTTCACTGCGCGGATTAGGCCCTGACCAAGTACTCGTTTTAGTGAATGGAAAACGCAGGCATACTACAGCGCTGGTTAATATCAATGGTACATTTGGCCGTGGCTCTGTAGGTACCGATTTAAACTCAATCCCTGTTGCAGCTATTGAACGGATAGAAGTTTTGCGCGATGGTGCAGCAGCTCAATACGGTTCTGACGCTATTGCAGGCGTTATCAATATTGTACTGAAAAAGATAACCCCTTATAGTTTCTCTACTTCTTTCGGCCAATCTGACTCTAAGGCCTTAGGACGCGATTTTAGCGACGGACGTACTTTTCAAGCCGACTTCAGCAAAGGATGGGCATTTAACAATGACAAGGGTTTTATCAATTTTGCAGGCCAGTATATCAAGCGCGACTATACAAACCGGGGCGGTTTAGATACCCGTCCGCTTTTATACTCAGCAGCACCGGCAAAGGGTGCACTGGAAACTGAAGCCGCGTTTGAAACCAGATATGCAGGTCTGAAAGCTGCAGATGATGCAAGAGCAGCTGCCAATGGACTGGATAGAAATAATATGCGCGTAGGAAACTCTGATTCAAAAAACGGAGGCTTCTTCTTAAACGGACAATATAATTTCACTAAAAGCTCCAACCTTTACTTTGCAGCCGGATACACCCATAAAACAGGGAACGCTGCTGGATTTTTCCGTTTACCGACCCAGACTACACAGATTGACCTGACTTTATTTCCAAATGGATTTCTTCCTTTTATAGCCACAAAAATTAATGATCTTTCTTTCTCTGTCGGCTCAAAAGGTAAAATCGGAACATGGGATTATGATATCAGTAATACCAGTGGGGAAAATAATATTAAATTCAATATCAACAATACGGTTAATGCTTCCCTCCCGCTGGGCACAAGTCCAACTTCATTTTACGCAGGGGAATTATTGTTCAGACAAAACACCAGCAATCTGGACCTGAATAAAAAACATGAGTTTGATGGCGGCTTTATTACTTCCTTAAACACAGCATTTGGTGGAGAATTCAGAATAGATAATTATCAGATCAAACCAGGCGAAGAACTTTCTTATTCTTTCGGCCAGCCATCGGCGGGTATTCCGGGAAGATTAGTGGGCACTTCATTTACAGCTGCAGGCGCACAGGTATTTCCTGGTTTTAAGCCCGGTAACGCAATTGATAAATCAAGAAATAACGTCAGTGCTTATGCTGATTTTGAAGCCGAATTTGGTCCAAGAGTCTTATTAGAAGCCGCAGGACGCTATGAAAAATACAGTGATTTCGGTTCTAACTTTTCTTATAAATTCACGGGTAAAGTAAAATTATTTGGCGACATCTCTTTACGCGGTGCATACGCCACAGGTTTCAGAGCCCCTTCTCTACATCAGCGCTATTTCAACAACGAGAGTACACAGTTTGTTGCAGGAAATCCAACGCAAGTTTTAACAGTTAACAATGACAATCCTATTGTTTCTCAGTTTGGTGTTGGTTCTTTAAAACCCGAAATTTCCAGATCAGGAAGTTTGGGTTTAGCAGGAAAAATAGCTAAAACTTTTACTTTCACAATCGACGCCTATAATATTGATATTAAAGACCGTATTGTTTTCTCTAGTCAATATGCGCGCGAAAGAACAAGTGCAGGCGCATTGATTCCAACAGGTGTAGTCAACCAGATTTTAAATACAGTTGATCCGAATGCGCAAGTGAACAGCGTACAGTTTTTCACCAATGCCATTACCACAAATACAGCTGGACTGGATGTAGTACTGACTAATAAATTTTATTTAGGCAGTAAAAGCAATTTATTACTAAGCATTGCAGGAAACTTAAATAAAACTGTTGTGAGAAGCATTAATGGAGGGGATAAAATAGAAAGCGATCCGACACTAAAGGCTAAATTATTTGACCGTTTAGAACGTTCACGCTATGAAAGTTCAGTTCCTAAAAACAAACTGAACATTACGGCTAACCTGACTATTGACAAGTTAAGCTTTGTAGCAAGAACTGTTCGTTTCGGAGAAGTTACCTATTTGAATGCGATTGACCCAAACATTCCATCGAATAATCTGCCAGTACAACTGGATCAGACATTTACACCAAAATGGGTTACCGATTTCTCCGTAAGTTATGCAGCAAACAAAACTTTAACATTAACTATTGGTGCGAATAACATTTTTGATGTATATCCTGATAAGCTATATATCAATCCAAGAAATAATGCCAATAATTTAAGCGGTATTCCTACCGAAAATTATACTGGAAACCTTGATAATACTTCAAACGGAAGGTTCCTATATCCAAGAGCAATCAGCCAGTTTGGATACAGTGGTCGTTATGTATATGCAAAAATTGGCTGTACATTCTAAGCTTTAGTAAAATGGGAAAGGGTTAATCAACCTTTCCCATTTTATACTCCTATCCCCCCCTTTCAGCAATCCCATTGCTTCCGTTAAGGACTTAGTTCCAGAGCTCTTCACCACTGCAATAAGCTAGTGCATAAGTTTCTTGCTCAATTATCCGTATGCAAAGTCAACATACCTGGGTAAATAAATGTTAAAATCATCTTAACTTTGCAGCATGAATAAAGAAACTGCAGTCATCTTTGATATGGACGGGGTAATATGCCATACCAATCCATACCACTCTCTGGCTTTTCGGGAATTTTTCTCGGCACGCAACCTTAACCCTACAGATGAAGACTTTGCTCACCACATGTTTGGAAAAAGCAATAGCTACATCTTATCTCATTTTTTAGGCAGGCCGATTATTGGCGAAGAATTATTGCTGCTGGAAGAGGAAAAGGAAAGTCTTTTCCGGAAAATCTATGCACCACATATCCAGCCTATTGATGGCATCCTTGAATTTATTACTGATTTACAGCATCATGGTGTTAAACTTGGAGTAGCGACCTCTGCACCTGCCGCCAACCTGGACCTGATTTTAAGCGAAGTGCCTATCCGTGAAAAACTAGGCTCTATCCTGGCTAGTGAAGATGTGAAAAAGCATAAACCAGATCCTGAAGTATACCTGACATCTGCCAGGAACCTGGGGGTTACGCCCGAACAGTGCCTTGTTTTTGAAGATTCCTATTCGGGCATTTCAGCTGCATTAAATGCAGGAATGCGCGTAGTTGGCGTACTCACTTCTCATACTATAGAAGAATTACCAAAATGCAATTTATACATAGACAACTATAAGGATTTGTCATTTGACAAAATCAAATCTTTGCTTTTCAATCCCGATGACTTGTAGATGCTAAACAGTTCCTCTTTTTTCGTACACCAGCCACAAAAACAAGACAGAACTTATTATATTTATTTTACAATATAAATGAATATAATTCTGATTTATCATATATTTATAGAATGATAATCGAAAACAACATCAATTTAGATCATATCGATCTTTCGATATTAAGGCTAATGCAGGATAATTCAAGAATTTCTAATGTCCACCTGGCAAAGGAGCTTGAGATGGCGCCCTCTGCTGTTTTGGAAAGAGTAAAGAAACTAGAGCAAAAGAAAGTAATCGTCCAATACACAACCAGAATTAATCCTGCAGCGGTAGGACTGAAACTATTAGCTTTTATCTCAATGAAAGCATCTCACAGTCTGGGCTGTACCACTACAGCAATTGAACTGGCTAAAATTGAGGAAGTCCAGGAAGTGCATATCATTGCAGGTGAAGACTGTTATCTAGTGAAAGTCAGAACCGCAGACTCGGCTTCTTTAATGGAATTGATGCGAAACTCCTTTAGTAAAATCACTACCATAGTATCTATCCGTACTACTATCGTATTGGAGACCGTAAAAGAACAACAACAATTAGTCATTCCTGAAAACAAAAAAATATCATGACCAACAAACCCGCTTCTCCGCTCCTGGTATATCTCGCATTTGCTACCGTATATATTGTCTGGGGATCTACCTATTTTTTCATTCAAAGAGCTCTTGCCGGCTTTCCACCGTTCTTTCTTGGTACTTTTCGTTTTATCATTGCGGGTACCCTGCTCATGACCTGGTGTAAATTCAGGGGAGAGAAGATATTCGATTGGAAAAACATAAAATATGCAGTAGTAAGTGGTCTGTTGATGCTGGGAGTTGCCAATGGTACAGTAATTTGGGTAGAACAATTTATTCCAAGTGGGCTCGTAGCCATTATGGTGGCCTCTGCTGCCATCTGGTTTGTGATCCTGGATAAACCTAAATGGAAAGAAAACCTAAACAGCAAATCGACAATTGCAGGTTTGATTATAGGTTTTATAGGCGTGATCTTATTATTTTCAGAACAAGTTCTTCAGGCAGTAAATACAACTCAAAGTTCGAATCAGATATTAGGCATGATATTATTAGTTCTGGGACCTGTGGCCTGGGCAGGCGGGTCTTTGTATTCTAAATACCATTCA is a window encoding:
- a CDS encoding alpha-amylase, producing the protein MNKESSYLPGRTALIMAFFLSFSACKKSAITDLAPADNFKQTQVDAATGSGSDVMMQAFYWDVPQGGWWNTLNDKIPAWKAAGIGAIWLPPATKAQGGATSMGYDPYDYFDFGSYNQMGTKPTRFGDSTSLGKLIATAHNNSIKVYADIVLNHCSGGTLEANPYTSTSTYTKFTPLSGKFQRTYNDFHPNDIEAADEGAFAGFPDLCHKKANVSNWIYNASYSMSKFYKNSLHFDGFRFDYVKGYGAWVVKNFVNSVGGPAAVFAVGEEWDGNAANLQNWVDATEQTSSAFDFACFYAMNSAFDKNDLTRLNDDMLLKRNAAKAVTFVSNHDTDITTNKYSAYAYIMTHEGYPCVFYKDYENLLDKNRMNNLIWIHKNLAGGTTTNLYSAADQYIDRRNGYGTLPGLIVYFNGSDNWQQQWVTSNWGGKKIKEYTGASNWEPTVAADGRVLIQVPPHAYSIWSVTGL
- a CDS encoding TonB-dependent receptor, whose product is MIKTLHKIVFIAFFLMISSQLFAQVLKGKVTDSAGLAIPGATLQVTGLKLGTSTDSNGKYAIKFPKNGAYKLRISFTGYQNTEAAVQIDSSSKTTDFVLMDTKTLLQNVVVIGSRSSVPRTNIESVVPVDLITTKDVKTFAQVDLTQILNYVAPSFSSNRQTVADGTDHIDPASLRGLGPDQVLVLVNGKRRHTTALVNINGTFGRGSVGTDLNSIPVAAIERIEVLRDGAAAQYGSDAIAGVINIVLKKITPYSFSTSFGQSDSKALGRDFSDGRTFQADFSKGWAFNNDKGFINFAGQYIKRDYTNRGGLDTRPLLYSAAPAKGALETEAAFETRYAGLKAADDARAAANGLDRNNMRVGNSDSKNGGFFLNGQYNFTKSSNLYFAAGYTHKTGNAAGFFRLPTQTTQIDLTLFPNGFLPFIATKINDLSFSVGSKGKIGTWDYDISNTSGENNIKFNINNTVNASLPLGTSPTSFYAGELLFRQNTSNLDLNKKHEFDGGFITSLNTAFGGEFRIDNYQIKPGEELSYSFGQPSAGIPGRLVGTSFTAAGAQVFPGFKPGNAIDKSRNNVSAYADFEAEFGPRVLLEAAGRYEKYSDFGSNFSYKFTGKVKLFGDISLRGAYATGFRAPSLHQRYFNNESTQFVAGNPTQVLTVNNDNPIVSQFGVGSLKPEISRSGSLGLAGKIAKTFTFTIDAYNIDIKDRIVFSSQYARERTSAGALIPTGVVNQILNTVDPNAQVNSVQFFTNAITTNTAGLDVVLTNKFYLGSKSNLLLSIAGNLNKTVVRSINGGDKIESDPTLKAKLFDRLERSRYESSVPKNKLNITANLTIDKLSFVARTVRFGEVTYLNAIDPNIPSNNLPVQLDQTFTPKWVTDFSVSYAANKTLTLTIGANNIFDVYPDKLYINPRNNANNLSGIPTENYTGNLDNTSNGRFLYPRAISQFGYSGRYVYAKIGCTF
- a CDS encoding HAD family hydrolase gives rise to the protein MNKETAVIFDMDGVICHTNPYHSLAFREFFSARNLNPTDEDFAHHMFGKSNSYILSHFLGRPIIGEELLLLEEEKESLFRKIYAPHIQPIDGILEFITDLQHHGVKLGVATSAPAANLDLILSEVPIREKLGSILASEDVKKHKPDPEVYLTSARNLGVTPEQCLVFEDSYSGISAALNAGMRVVGVLTSHTIEELPKCNLYIDNYKDLSFDKIKSLLFNPDDL
- a CDS encoding Lrp/AsnC family transcriptional regulator, translated to MIIENNINLDHIDLSILRLMQDNSRISNVHLAKELEMAPSAVLERVKKLEQKKVIVQYTTRINPAAVGLKLLAFISMKASHSLGCTTTAIELAKIEEVQEVHIIAGEDCYLVKVRTADSASLMELMRNSFSKITTIVSIRTTIVLETVKEQQQLVIPENKKIS
- a CDS encoding EamA family transporter encodes the protein MTNKPASPLLVYLAFATVYIVWGSTYFFIQRALAGFPPFFLGTFRFIIAGTLLMTWCKFRGEKIFDWKNIKYAVVSGLLMLGVANGTVIWVEQFIPSGLVAIMVASAAIWFVILDKPKWKENLNSKSTIAGLIIGFIGVILLFSEQVLQAVNTTQSSNQILGMILLVLGPVAWAGGSLYSKYHSAPGSSVSVNTAWQMLAAGTAFIVGSALSSEYQHFHWDSVPLSAWLAIIYLIIFGSIAAFSAYVWLLTVRPATQVSTYAYVNPVVAILLSVCFTSETVSLIQILGLFVILGSVLLINLAKYRKDKVIASAPLLCADK